A single genomic interval of Aegicerativicinus sediminis harbors:
- a CDS encoding GNAT family N-acetyltransferase: protein MIFREARKSDIKQIQIVRNSVTENTLSNPDLITDEDCLDFITKRGKGWVCEIDNKIVGFAIADIKEHNIWALFVHPDFEKKGIGRHLHDLMLDWYFNQTSHNVWLGTSPKTRAEKFYRKSGWKEVGTHGKGEIKFEMTLETWNYKIRERNSIKNQF from the coding sequence ATGATTTTTAGGGAAGCACGTAAAAGTGATATTAAACAAATTCAAATAGTCCGTAATTCGGTAACTGAAAATACATTGTCAAACCCTGATTTGATAACAGATGAAGATTGTTTGGATTTTATTACAAAAAGAGGAAAAGGATGGGTTTGTGAAATTGACAATAAAATTGTCGGATTTGCCATTGCTGATATAAAGGAACATAACATTTGGGCATTATTTGTGCACCCAGACTTTGAAAAAAAAGGCATTGGCAGGCACTTGCACGACTTAATGTTGGATTGGTATTTTAATCAAACTTCTCATAATGTATGGTTGGGAACATCACCAAAAACTAGGGCAGAAAAATTTTATAGAAAATCAGGTTGGAAGGAAGTTGGAACTCACGGAAAAGGAGAGATAAAGTTTGAAATGACTTTAGAAACTTGGAATTATAAAATTAGAGAGCGTAATAGTATTAAAAATCAGTTCTGA
- a CDS encoding TlpA disulfide reductase family protein, protein MKQLLLTITAILSISCQEEPKQEFSLTGKTNGIKDGTYLYLDHENITIDSTLVTDNAFEFTTPLASSPMSLWLHTKDFSNYRSFWAEDKPMTFDASKSDFRHATITGSESEELSAALYSEIDSLPRKERLQKEMEFVKNHPNTIVSASMLAIYSTTWGKQKTTELFDQFSEENKASKYGQAVQCYIELNKDPKIGDQFADFKMENTDGELQSLSASKAKVTLLEFWASWCGPCRKENPNLVKTYNTYKPKGFEVFAVSLDESKEDWLQAIESDSLQWVHVSDLKGQSNEASLIYGINGIPDNFLIDQNGEIIARNLRGDELNNKLNEILE, encoded by the coding sequence ATGAAACAACTATTATTAACAATAACCGCCATCTTATCTATATCTTGCCAGGAGGAACCCAAGCAGGAATTTTCTTTAACCGGAAAAACAAACGGCATTAAAGACGGAACCTATTTATATCTAGACCACGAGAATATCACCATAGATTCTACCCTCGTAACAGACAATGCCTTTGAGTTTACTACCCCATTGGCTTCATCACCAATGAGTTTATGGCTTCACACCAAAGACTTTTCTAATTATAGGTCATTTTGGGCGGAAGATAAGCCTATGACTTTTGATGCTTCAAAATCCGATTTTAGACATGCCACGATTACAGGTTCAGAATCTGAGGAATTAAGCGCTGCCCTGTATTCAGAAATAGATTCTTTACCACGAAAGGAGAGACTGCAAAAAGAAATGGAGTTTGTAAAAAACCATCCCAACACTATTGTTAGCGCTTCTATGCTTGCGATTTATTCCACAACTTGGGGCAAACAAAAAACGACAGAATTGTTTGATCAATTTTCAGAAGAAAACAAAGCTTCGAAGTATGGACAAGCCGTTCAATGCTATATTGAGCTTAATAAAGACCCTAAAATAGGCGACCAATTTGCTGATTTCAAAATGGAAAACACCGATGGCGAATTGCAGTCCCTATCAGCCTCGAAAGCAAAAGTTACATTATTAGAATTTTGGGCTTCTTGGTGTGGACCCTGCCGTAAGGAAAATCCAAATCTTGTAAAAACCTATAATACCTATAAACCCAAAGGTTTTGAAGTCTTTGCGGTGTCTTTGGATGAGAGCAAAGAAGATTGGTTGCAAGCCATAGAGAGCGACAGTTTACAATGGGTTCATGTTAGTGACTTAAAAGGTCAATCCAATGAAGCCTCTCTTATCTATGGCATCAATGGCATACCAGATAATTTCTTAATAGACCAAAATGGGGAAATCATTGCACGCAACCTGCGAGGAGACGAACTGAACAACAAATTAAATGAGATTTTGGAATAA
- a CDS encoding alpha/beta fold hydrolase, translated as MKSLFFTLSLFFAINTLAAQNGRFVETNGVSIYYEEHGSGEPLLLLHGFTMTHEIWKPYIEDLVEHYRLIIPDLRGHGRSTNPSNTFTHKLSGEDMYGLMDALEIENFKAIGHSSGAMTLTHMATKDTTRIASMVLIGSTTYFPEACRVIQRSVNMESMDENWFNYMKHLHPGGEEQIRKLLGQFRGMAEYYDDMNFTTPYLSTITAETLIIHGDRDEFFPVDIPAQSYKAIQNSYLWIIPNFGHSMPSPEGALGTLFMENIIMFLDGQWN; from the coding sequence ATGAAATCACTCTTTTTTACCCTTAGCTTATTCTTCGCAATAAATACCCTAGCGGCACAAAACGGAAGATTTGTAGAGACTAATGGGGTGAGCATTTATTATGAAGAACATGGTAGCGGGGAACCATTATTGCTGCTTCATGGATTTACTATGACCCATGAGATATGGAAACCCTATATTGAAGATTTAGTGGAACATTACAGATTAATTATTCCAGATTTAAGAGGGCATGGCAGATCTACGAATCCTTCAAATACCTTTACCCATAAATTATCTGGTGAGGATATGTATGGCTTAATGGATGCCTTGGAAATTGAAAATTTTAAAGCCATAGGCCATAGTTCTGGTGCCATGACCTTAACCCATATGGCCACGAAGGATACCACAAGAATCGCATCCATGGTGCTTATAGGTTCTACAACCTATTTTCCCGAAGCATGCAGGGTCATACAGAGAAGTGTTAATATGGAATCTATGGATGAAAATTGGTTCAATTATATGAAACATCTGCATCCAGGAGGTGAAGAACAGATTAGAAAATTGTTGGGGCAATTTAGAGGAATGGCCGAATATTATGATGATATGAATTTTACAACCCCTTATTTATCCACTATAACTGCGGAAACCCTAATAATACATGGAGATAGAGACGAATTTTTTCCTGTCGATATTCCTGCCCAGTCGTATAAAGCCATTCAGAATTCGTACCTATGGATCATACCTAATTTTGGACATTCTATGCCAAGTCCAGAAGGAGCATTAGGGACGCTTTTTATGGAGAATATTATTATGTTTTTGGATGGACAATGGAATTAA
- a CDS encoding nuclear transport factor 2 family protein, with translation MKTALFFMLLLLPLGKAAAQTSESDKLITIEETRLKALVDGDIDLAASLHADNFELINPVGETLTKQQYLGGIEKGEIDYKVFEPISKIRVRISGNLAVLRYKSNIEITVGGNALPLRAHWHTDIYENIEGSWKIIWSQATVIE, from the coding sequence GTGAAAACCGCCCTTTTTTTTATGCTCCTTTTATTGCCACTAGGTAAGGCAGCTGCCCAAACCTCTGAATCGGACAAACTAATAACCATTGAAGAAACCAGATTAAAAGCCTTAGTAGATGGAGATATAGATTTGGCTGCTTCGTTGCATGCAGACAATTTTGAATTGATTAATCCGGTGGGTGAGACCTTAACTAAACAGCAGTATTTGGGTGGTATAGAAAAAGGAGAGATAGATTATAAAGTGTTTGAGCCGATTTCTAAGATTAGGGTTCGTATTAGTGGCAATCTGGCAGTGCTGAGGTATAAGTCTAACATCGAAATAACCGTCGGGGGCAATGCACTACCATTGAGAGCACATTGGCATACAGATATCTATGAAAATATCGAAGGCAGCTGGAAAATTATTTGGTCTCAGGCAACAGTTATAGAATGA
- a CDS encoding serine hydrolase domain-containing protein: MKNLLILLLISACISCKNSNDIKTEPKPTELKELQSSIDSLFNANIAESEPGAVVAISYVQEMIFGKGYGLRDLETREPITLTTNMRMASVSKQFTALCILSLVDYGLLSLNDTITKFWDFPVFKNITVEHLLNHTSGLADYEEPYFLERWDKSKIVENKDILKWLETNPTPLFEPGDGWEYSNTAYLVLALLVEKVSGQEFSDYAKENIFNKAGMEHTNFYNLAKPIDIKERAYCYERDSLGNWVKVDGYYMNGILGDGAVYTSINDYLAYDKVLRNNILLSEESHKLIFKPSSTIEGEWPNTGHDMIDLYPFNKGKKFGYGMGWIVTDDLAMHRGSWNGTRTMVVRKLDEPLTILLFMNNNSKLRELLLIETYDLVNNYLKTTASKSLK; the protein is encoded by the coding sequence ATGAAAAACCTTTTGATTCTATTGTTAATTTCTGCTTGTATTTCCTGTAAGAATTCGAATGATATAAAAACGGAACCAAAACCAACAGAATTAAAGGAACTTCAGTCAAGTATAGATTCTCTTTTTAATGCCAACATAGCAGAATCTGAACCCGGAGCTGTAGTTGCAATTTCATACGTACAAGAAATGATATTCGGAAAGGGCTACGGTTTACGAGATTTAGAGACAAGGGAGCCTATAACGCTTACCACTAATATGAGAATGGCTTCGGTTAGTAAGCAATTTACCGCTCTTTGTATCTTAAGCCTTGTTGATTACGGGTTACTTTCCTTGAATGATACGATAACAAAGTTTTGGGATTTTCCTGTTTTCAAGAATATTACGGTTGAACATTTACTAAATCATACCTCTGGTCTTGCAGATTACGAAGAGCCTTATTTTTTGGAACGATGGGACAAATCGAAGATTGTCGAGAATAAAGATATTTTAAAATGGCTTGAGACTAACCCTACGCCATTGTTTGAGCCTGGAGATGGTTGGGAGTATTCAAATACTGCGTATTTGGTGTTAGCCCTATTGGTAGAAAAAGTTAGTGGGCAAGAATTTTCAGACTATGCAAAGGAAAACATCTTTAACAAAGCAGGCATGGAACATACTAATTTTTACAACCTAGCCAAGCCTATTGATATTAAAGAAAGAGCCTATTGTTACGAAAGAGATAGTCTTGGAAATTGGGTAAAAGTGGATGGTTATTATATGAATGGTATCTTAGGTGATGGAGCAGTTTACACCAGCATCAACGATTATCTTGCCTATGATAAGGTTTTAAGAAACAATATCCTACTTTCAGAAGAATCGCATAAATTGATTTTTAAGCCAAGTTCAACCATTGAAGGAGAATGGCCTAATACGGGTCATGATATGATTGACTTATACCCATTTAATAAAGGAAAAAAGTTTGGTTATGGGATGGGGTGGATTGTAACTGACGACCTTGCAATGCATAGAGGAAGTTGGAACGGTACACGGACAATGGTCGTTAGAAAGCTCGATGAACCACTAACAATTCTCTTATTTATGAATAACAATTCTAAGTTAAGGGAATTGCTTTTGATAGAGACCTATGATCTCGTAAATAACTATTTAAAAACCACTGCAAGCAAGTCCTTAAAGTAA
- a CDS encoding acetolactate decarboxylase: MAIKNLALILFAVSLCSCNSNKKEHSQNLGDRYAGIHVVGAMKNVMWKGELESSINLDTIAPKKGLYGLGPESYLTGELLITDGTTYVSKVTSDTTMIVKEASKASAPFFVYANVTNWQEVDIPEEVTTIRDLETLIDDKTEDFKKPFAFKVVGSVLDALIHIQNLPPGTKVSSPEDAHIGQTNYILQDETVEIIGFFSTEHQGVFTHHDSYLHMHLITANKTQMGHLDALTMGEMKLYLPLY, from the coding sequence ATGGCTATAAAAAACCTTGCCTTAATTCTATTTGCAGTTTCACTATGTAGCTGCAACTCAAACAAAAAAGAGCATTCCCAAAACCTTGGTGATAGGTATGCAGGAATCCATGTTGTTGGCGCTATGAAAAATGTGATGTGGAAAGGAGAATTGGAAAGTAGCATCAATTTGGACACCATTGCACCTAAAAAGGGTTTGTATGGTCTTGGTCCCGAAAGTTATTTAACGGGTGAGTTGCTGATTACTGATGGTACAACCTATGTTTCCAAAGTTACATCAGATACTACCATGATAGTTAAAGAAGCGTCTAAAGCTTCGGCACCCTTCTTTGTATATGCCAATGTAACCAATTGGCAAGAAGTTGATATACCCGAAGAGGTAACAACCATAAGGGATTTGGAAACCTTAATTGATGATAAAACCGAAGATTTTAAAAAGCCATTTGCTTTTAAAGTTGTCGGATCCGTTTTAGATGCGCTTATCCATATTCAAAATTTACCACCAGGCACAAAGGTAAGCTCGCCAGAAGACGCACATATCGGTCAGACCAATTATATTTTGCAAGATGAGACTGTGGAAATTATCGGCTTCTTTTCAACCGAACACCAAGGGGTTTTTACACATCACGATTCCTACTTACATATGCATCTTATTACGGCCAATAAGACTCAAATGGGGCATTTAGATGCGTTAACTATGGGAGAGATGAAGCTTTATCTGCCTTTATATTAA
- a CDS encoding ligand-binding sensor domain-containing protein — protein MRKLVKSTLLPLALLYMFSSSCNWKETQPIVEEQTIVSDTLKHLGFQSPIFSSKTTNKNQHSTLNGAVSEFVWQIFEDKKGNYWFGTNHDGILIYDTQTLKQFTATDGIGGNAVRAITEAKNGDIWFGTSKGLTRFDGQEFINYTTEDGLIDNEIWAVEIDSEGVIWIGTNGGVSKFDGSTFESFQVPKPNLSNVEPMLSENRVSDILITSDRHIWFVNDGYGITRYNNSDFEFLTTENGLTDNNVADLFEDSKGQIWIGTFYGGISTYDGTTFKNYTKDGKIEGLEAYNFCEDRSGNVWFSAENFGVYRYDGKKFTQFTTKDGLATNTIQSIYEDHKGQIWFSTWDGISLFDGKEITNVSEKEAWTK, from the coding sequence ATGAGAAAACTGGTTAAAAGTACCTTGTTGCCCCTGGCATTACTATATATGTTTTCCAGTTCTTGTAATTGGAAAGAAACCCAACCCATAGTAGAAGAGCAGACGATAGTATCCGATACATTGAAACACCTTGGGTTTCAATCGCCTATTTTTTCTTCCAAAACCACAAATAAGAATCAACATTCGACCTTAAATGGTGCCGTGAGCGAATTTGTATGGCAAATTTTTGAGGATAAAAAGGGGAATTATTGGTTTGGTACCAATCACGATGGCATCCTTATTTACGATACCCAAACTCTTAAACAATTTACGGCAACGGATGGAATAGGGGGAAATGCGGTTAGAGCAATCACAGAGGCAAAAAATGGAGATATTTGGTTTGGGACTTCCAAGGGATTAACCCGCTTTGATGGACAAGAGTTCATTAATTACACCACTGAGGATGGATTGATAGATAACGAAATTTGGGCTGTAGAAATAGACTCAGAAGGTGTTATTTGGATTGGTACTAATGGAGGTGTAAGTAAGTTTGACGGATCTACCTTTGAAAGTTTCCAAGTTCCTAAACCTAATCTTTCTAACGTAGAACCTATGCTATCTGAAAATAGGGTCAGTGATATTTTAATTACTAGTGATAGGCATATCTGGTTTGTCAACGATGGTTATGGGATTACCAGATATAATAATAGCGATTTTGAATTTCTTACAACTGAAAATGGACTTACAGATAACAATGTGGCAGATCTTTTCGAGGACAGTAAAGGCCAAATCTGGATTGGTACCTTTTATGGAGGTATAAGTACCTATGATGGTACAACCTTTAAAAATTATACGAAAGATGGAAAAATTGAAGGATTGGAGGCCTATAATTTTTGTGAAGACAGGTCTGGAAATGTGTGGTTTTCGGCTGAAAATTTTGGAGTGTATCGTTACGATGGTAAAAAGTTTACCCAATTCACCACAAAAGATGGCTTAGCCACAAATACTATACAATCCATTTATGAAGACCATAAAGGTCAGATTTGGTTTAGCACCTGGGATGGGATTAGCCTATTTGATGGTAAGGAAATAACAAATGTTTCTGAAAAAGAGGCTTGGACCAAGTAA
- a CDS encoding FKBP-type peptidyl-prolyl cis-trans isomerase: MSQAKENDTVKVHYTGKLKDGQVFDSSLEREPLEVTIGQGMLIPGFEKAIIGMEPNEKKTVEISKSEAYGEVHKELFHEVKKEQLPPDIKPELGMRLSSRSNDGQEHSFTITEVREDSIIVDGNHPLAGKDLIFELELVEIA, encoded by the coding sequence ATGAGTCAAGCAAAAGAGAATGATACGGTAAAGGTTCATTATACTGGTAAACTTAAAGATGGTCAGGTGTTCGACAGCTCTTTAGAAAGAGAGCCATTAGAGGTAACCATTGGGCAGGGTATGCTTATTCCCGGCTTTGAAAAGGCTATTATCGGTATGGAACCAAATGAAAAAAAGACGGTAGAAATTTCTAAATCAGAGGCCTATGGAGAGGTTCACAAAGAACTGTTCCATGAGGTTAAAAAAGAACAACTTCCTCCAGACATTAAACCAGAATTGGGTATGCGCTTAAGTTCTCGGTCTAATGACGGACAAGAACATAGTTTTACCATTACAGAGGTAAGAGAAGATTCTATTATCGTAGATGGTAATCACCCACTAGCAGGTAAAGATTTAATCTTTGAACTAGAATTGGTAGAGATCGCTTAA
- a CDS encoding FAD-dependent oxidoreductase yields the protein MHIDARELENNSVIQGDICIIGAGAAGVSMALDWLDSGKKVILLEGGGFDYDPQVQDLYGGKTTGQKYFPLQSARLHYFGGTTGHWAGMCSPFDPIDFQKRDWVPHSGWPITKEDLDPFYAKANKVLKLGPYNYDYDYWNTELPNLNAFPLDKEVVWNKMWQFSQARYGELYRKEILEAKNIHLYTYANAVDIKANDNLTEVTEVIVKNHAGKTHTVKAKTFVMACGTIQNSRLLLASNSQNSQGLGNDNDLVGRYFQEHLEIASAELWLAKPFPTDLYSWEYGVTKASAELGIRPEVQTKEKILNGTSSLLPLSVGIHQKPRMETWQDDDPRKSLENVFADWGAADEKAKLEKGPIERAYQLNTRIEQSPNPNSRITLDSEKDELGVPRANLHWELTALDKYSVRRIYQILGHQFGIAGIGRIRLNEFLRDETDDSFPDSTNGGWHHMGTTRMADDPKQGVVDANCRVHGISNLYVAGAACYPTSGAPNPTLTLTALTLRLSDHLKGII from the coding sequence ATGCATATAGACGCAAGAGAATTAGAGAACAATTCGGTAATACAAGGCGATATTTGCATTATCGGAGCCGGAGCCGCAGGAGTTAGTATGGCACTGGATTGGTTAGACAGCGGAAAAAAAGTAATATTGTTAGAAGGTGGCGGTTTTGATTATGATCCACAGGTACAAGATTTGTATGGTGGTAAGACGACAGGTCAGAAATATTTCCCTCTTCAATCCGCAAGACTTCATTATTTCGGAGGCACAACGGGCCATTGGGCTGGTATGTGTTCACCCTTTGATCCTATAGATTTTCAAAAACGAGATTGGGTGCCACATAGTGGCTGGCCCATTACCAAAGAAGACCTAGATCCTTTTTATGCCAAAGCAAATAAGGTGCTTAAACTCGGGCCTTATAATTATGACTATGATTATTGGAATACCGAATTGCCAAACTTAAATGCCTTCCCACTCGACAAAGAGGTGGTGTGGAATAAGATGTGGCAATTTAGTCAAGCCCGATATGGTGAACTGTATAGGAAGGAGATTTTAGAGGCCAAGAATATTCATCTATACACCTATGCGAATGCGGTAGATATTAAAGCCAATGATAACCTAACTGAGGTGACGGAAGTTATTGTAAAAAACCATGCGGGAAAAACACATACGGTAAAGGCCAAAACGTTTGTAATGGCTTGTGGTACCATTCAAAATTCTAGATTGTTATTGGCGTCTAATTCGCAAAATTCACAAGGACTGGGTAATGATAACGATTTGGTAGGTAGGTACTTTCAAGAACATTTAGAAATAGCTTCAGCCGAATTATGGCTGGCAAAACCATTCCCGACGGATTTATATTCATGGGAATACGGAGTAACCAAAGCAAGTGCAGAGTTAGGTATAAGACCTGAAGTTCAAACCAAAGAAAAAATATTAAATGGTACTTCTTCTTTACTTCCTTTAAGTGTGGGCATTCACCAAAAACCTAGGATGGAAACCTGGCAAGACGACGACCCACGGAAAAGTTTAGAAAACGTTTTTGCAGATTGGGGTGCAGCAGATGAAAAGGCTAAGTTGGAAAAAGGGCCCATTGAAAGAGCCTATCAATTAAATACACGAATTGAACAGTCGCCAAATCCAAACTCGAGAATAACCCTAGATTCAGAAAAGGATGAATTGGGCGTACCAAGAGCGAATTTGCACTGGGAACTTACAGCTTTAGATAAATACAGTGTTAGAAGGATTTACCAAATTCTAGGGCATCAGTTTGGCATTGCCGGTATTGGGAGGATACGGCTTAATGAATTTTTAAGGGATGAAACGGATGATTCGTTTCCAGATAGCACCAATGGCGGTTGGCATCATATGGGAACCACCAGAATGGCTGATGATCCAAAACAAGGTGTGGTAGATGCCAATTGTAGGGTGCATGGGATTTCTAATTTATATGTAGCTGGAGCTGCCTGTTATCCTACGTCAGGTGCACCCAACCCAACATTAACTTTAACTGCGCTTACCCTTCGATTGTCTGATCATTTAAAAGGCATAATTTGA